A single genomic interval of Leptospira dzoumogneensis harbors:
- a CDS encoding bifunctional helix-turn-helix domain-containing protein/methylated-DNA--[protein]-cysteine S-methyltransferase — MKGQQNTDFDRIADAIFYLRKNFKTQPSLEDVAGKLKLSPHHFQRMFTDWAGVSPKKFLQYTTLEYAKGLLKENGSSLLDTALDSGLSGTGRLHDLFINIEGMTPGEYKNGGKDLSINYSYAESPFGKLLVASTPKGICYISFFENEKKVFQELKSIFPNATYNQTVDMIQQNALFIFTHDWSQLSKIKLHLKGTDFQLKVWETLLKVPMGKLSTYGQIGEQMGNPKATRAIGTAIGNNPVAFLIPCHRVIRSSGEFGEYHWGDSRKVAMIGWEAAKTDLVNRNDL, encoded by the coding sequence ATGAAAGGACAACAAAACACAGACTTCGATAGGATTGCGGACGCAATCTTCTATCTTCGTAAAAATTTTAAAACACAACCAAGTTTGGAAGATGTGGCGGGTAAATTAAAACTCAGCCCTCATCATTTCCAAAGAATGTTCACGGATTGGGCAGGAGTAAGTCCGAAAAAGTTTTTACAATATACTACTTTGGAATACGCAAAAGGTTTATTAAAAGAGAATGGCTCCTCTTTGTTGGATACGGCTCTGGACTCAGGACTTTCCGGAACAGGCAGATTACACGATCTGTTTATCAATATAGAAGGAATGACTCCCGGAGAGTATAAGAATGGAGGGAAGGATCTTTCGATTAACTATAGTTATGCGGAAAGTCCTTTCGGGAAATTACTTGTGGCTTCTACTCCAAAAGGAATTTGTTATATTTCATTTTTTGAAAATGAGAAGAAGGTATTCCAAGAACTGAAGTCCATCTTTCCGAACGCAACCTATAACCAAACGGTGGATATGATCCAGCAAAATGCTTTGTTCATATTCACTCATGATTGGAGCCAATTGAGTAAGATCAAATTGCACCTGAAAGGAACCGACTTCCAGCTCAAGGTATGGGAAACTCTTTTGAAAGTTCCTATGGGAAAACTTTCCACCTACGGACAGATCGGAGAACAAATGGGAAATCCTAAGGCGACAAGAGCCATAGGAACTGCGATCGGAAATAATCCAGTGGCATTCCTAATCCCTTGTCATAGAGTCATCCGTTCTTCCGGAGAATTCGGAGAATATCATTGGGGAGATTCCCGTAAAGTTGCGATGATCGGCTGGGAAGCTGCTAAGACGGATCTGGTCAATAGGAATGATCTGTGA
- a CDS encoding glycoside hydrolase family 15 protein, translating to MDKHTYSSGIIGNCSFLAYISKNTEVEWLCWPKFDSSFIFGSLLDRDKGGSFRIVPDDQNASFEQKYEENTNIIRTKVTCHDGTFLVTDFAPRFFKGETHYKPLILIRKIEPIENSPKIDIVCDPRDSYGSFLPKASLASNHILFSGMESDLRLTTNISLHYILQNTSFVLNETKYLVLSYGDHLENPSERKIQDLLDRTREYWRNWVKHCSIGEFQQEAVVRSALALKLHQFQDTGAIIAAGTTSLPESPSSGRNWDYRYCWIRDAYYTLSALNGIGHFEEMEHYSHFLENIASTKRERIQPLFSILGEEILEEKILDLDGYLGNKPVRIGNQAFTHIQNDVYGQILLSIMPLYLDARFHKKSKSSSGQSILNLLKHIERTMDEPDAGLWEFRNLQQKHCYTFLFHWAGSAAAEKIGQKLNDREICDLAVFLKERSALNIEACYDKKRGVYTQAEGSEHLDASLLQLISLGYLKEDPEKANRHLAVLESELKTKEGLFFRYKHNDDFGAPKTAFLVCAFWYVDALACVGRLEEAKRYFLSLLTYTNHLGLFSEDVDPANGSQWGNFPQAYSHVGLMNSAFRISRKMDIPLFLCP from the coding sequence TTGGATAAACACACTTATTCCTCCGGGATTATCGGAAATTGTTCCTTCTTAGCTTATATCTCTAAGAATACCGAAGTAGAATGGTTATGCTGGCCAAAGTTCGATTCTTCCTTTATTTTCGGATCACTTTTAGATCGGGATAAAGGAGGTTCCTTTCGTATCGTTCCGGACGATCAAAATGCAAGCTTCGAACAAAAATACGAGGAAAATACGAATATCATCCGGACTAAAGTAACTTGTCACGACGGAACTTTTTTAGTAACGGATTTCGCGCCGAGATTTTTCAAAGGAGAAACGCATTATAAACCTTTAATATTAATTCGTAAGATCGAGCCGATAGAGAATTCACCTAAAATCGATATAGTTTGCGACCCTAGGGATTCTTACGGAAGTTTTCTGCCTAAGGCAAGCCTTGCAAGCAATCATATCCTATTTTCCGGCATGGAGTCGGATCTTCGCCTAACGACGAATATATCTCTTCATTATATTCTTCAAAATACGTCCTTTGTTTTGAACGAAACAAAATACCTAGTGTTAAGTTACGGAGACCATCTCGAAAATCCGTCGGAAAGAAAGATCCAAGACTTATTGGATCGAACTAGAGAATATTGGAGAAATTGGGTAAAACACTGCTCCATAGGAGAATTCCAACAGGAGGCAGTGGTTCGTTCCGCTTTAGCTCTCAAACTCCACCAGTTCCAGGACACTGGCGCGATCATCGCCGCGGGAACTACAAGTCTTCCAGAATCTCCATCCAGCGGTAGAAACTGGGACTATAGGTATTGTTGGATCAGGGACGCTTATTATACACTGAGTGCTTTGAACGGAATCGGGCATTTCGAGGAAATGGAACATTACTCTCATTTCTTAGAGAATATCGCCTCCACTAAAAGAGAAAGAATACAGCCATTATTTTCCATTTTGGGAGAAGAAATCCTGGAGGAAAAGATCTTAGATCTGGACGGTTATCTGGGAAATAAACCGGTTCGTATAGGCAATCAGGCATTCACCCATATTCAAAACGATGTTTATGGACAAATCTTACTTTCTATCATGCCTCTTTATCTCGATGCGAGGTTCCATAAAAAAAGTAAATCCTCTTCCGGACAGTCCATATTAAATCTTCTTAAACATATCGAAAGAACTATGGATGAACCGGATGCGGGTTTATGGGAATTCAGGAACCTTCAACAGAAACATTGTTATACTTTTTTATTCCATTGGGCGGGAAGTGCTGCCGCGGAGAAGATAGGGCAAAAATTGAACGACCGAGAAATATGCGATTTAGCGGTTTTTTTAAAGGAAAGATCCGCTCTAAATATTGAAGCATGTTACGATAAAAAAAGAGGGGTTTATACGCAAGCGGAAGGCTCGGAACATTTGGATGCCAGTTTATTACAACTGATCAGCTTGGGTTATCTGAAAGAAGATCCTGAAAAAGCGAACCGGCATTTGGCAGTTCTGGAATCTGAGTTAAAAACGAAAGAAGGATTATTTTTTCGTTATAAACATAACGACGATTTCGGAGCTCCTAAAACTGCTTTTCTTGTTTGCGCCTTCTGGTATGTGGACGCATTAGCCTGTGTAGGAAGACTGGAGGAAGCTAAAAGGTATTTTCTAAGTCTTCTGACCTATACCAATCATCTGGGACTTTTTTCGGAAGATGTGGATCCGGCAAACGGATCGCAATGGGGAAACTTCCCCCAAGCCTACAGTCACGTGGGGCTGATGAATTCCGCATTCAGGATCTCTAGAAAAATGGATATACCTTTATTTTTATGCCCTTAA
- a CDS encoding bifunctional alpha,alpha-trehalose-phosphate synthase (UDP-forming)/trehalose-phosphatase has product MKLQKNKLIIVSNRLPLNLTLRKGKYSYRKSAGGLATGVSSFLDKLGPDNQFVWVGWPGSIVAETKLEEVNKTLEEGFGYFPVYLSEPEIKQFYFGFCNRTIWPLFHYFPSYTNYSQEEWLSYKEINRRFAEKVLQIYEPGDTVWIHDYHLFLLPAILRETVPDIKIGFFLHIPFPHFEVYRLLPMSWRKELLLGILGSDLVGFHTHDYTQYFLRSVLRILGLDNHFGLINHGDRFIKVETFPMGIDFEKFRQFSLTDSCEILRQELGRGIKDKKLLLTVDRLDYSKGIAKRLEAFQLFLEEHPEWKEKVVLLMIIVPSRSEVEEYSKMRESIERMVGRINGLYATMEWSPIIYRYKYFSFEELVAFYGISDVALVTPLRDGMNLVAKEFLASRPDLSGVLVLSEMTGAAKELGEAILINPNNPQDVSDAIQEALTSSLEEQIARNLPMVERIHNYDVIKWASDFLTRLEETKKNAKDLSAKIIEGRIQGEILTRFKNSSRRVLFLDYDGTLVPFAKNPSEAIPEFRLRHLLLRLSSDPKNTVYIVSGRDRHWLDKTLSGLGLNFIAEHGVWYKVNGDWKLFRELSSSWKSDLYPILEEYCRRLPGTFIEEKEFSLAWHYRGAENDAADPMSRELLNDLVNYTGNLDVQVLKGNKVIEVKCSGVNKGISSKQIAAEISADFILAVGDDWTDEDMFRELPKYTYSIKVGIGPTEARYYLRSSEQVLNLIESLLKPIPGDKNFG; this is encoded by the coding sequence ATGAAACTTCAAAAGAACAAACTAATCATCGTATCGAATCGACTCCCCCTAAATCTTACACTCCGTAAAGGTAAATACTCTTATCGAAAAAGTGCGGGAGGTCTAGCGACAGGTGTCTCTTCTTTTTTGGACAAACTAGGTCCGGATAATCAATTCGTTTGGGTCGGCTGGCCGGGCAGCATTGTTGCCGAAACGAAGTTAGAAGAGGTAAACAAAACTCTCGAGGAAGGATTCGGATATTTTCCCGTTTATCTTTCTGAACCTGAGATCAAACAATTCTATTTCGGTTTTTGCAATCGTACTATCTGGCCTTTATTCCATTACTTTCCCAGTTATACGAATTATTCCCAGGAAGAATGGCTATCTTACAAAGAGATCAATCGAAGATTCGCAGAGAAAGTCCTTCAGATCTACGAACCAGGAGATACCGTGTGGATACACGATTATCATCTTTTTCTTTTACCCGCCATTCTTAGGGAAACCGTTCCGGATATTAAGATCGGTTTTTTTCTACATATCCCCTTCCCTCATTTCGAAGTTTATAGGCTATTGCCGATGTCCTGGAGAAAAGAACTTCTTCTAGGGATTTTGGGAAGTGATCTGGTCGGATTCCATACACATGATTACACTCAATATTTTTTAAGATCCGTTCTTAGAATATTAGGATTAGATAATCATTTCGGACTGATTAATCACGGAGATAGATTCATTAAAGTGGAAACTTTCCCGATGGGGATCGATTTCGAAAAATTCAGGCAATTCTCTCTTACCGATTCCTGCGAAATTCTAAGACAAGAATTAGGAAGAGGGATCAAAGATAAAAAACTTTTACTGACTGTGGACAGACTGGATTATTCCAAAGGGATAGCTAAACGGCTGGAGGCATTCCAATTATTTCTGGAAGAACATCCCGAATGGAAAGAAAAAGTAGTGCTCTTAATGATCATCGTTCCTTCTCGCTCAGAAGTGGAAGAATACAGCAAGATGAGAGAATCGATCGAAAGAATGGTGGGTAGGATCAACGGCCTTTATGCCACCATGGAATGGTCACCGATCATTTATCGTTATAAGTATTTTTCTTTCGAAGAGTTAGTCGCATTTTACGGCATTTCGGATGTTGCGTTAGTCACTCCTCTTCGAGACGGAATGAATTTGGTCGCAAAGGAATTTCTCGCTTCCAGACCGGACCTTTCCGGCGTGCTTGTTTTATCCGAAATGACCGGGGCAGCAAAAGAATTAGGAGAGGCCATCCTAATCAATCCGAATAACCCCCAAGATGTAAGTGACGCAATCCAGGAAGCACTCACAAGTTCTTTGGAAGAGCAGATAGCACGGAACCTTCCAATGGTGGAACGTATACATAATTATGACGTGATAAAATGGGCCTCGGATTTTTTGACCCGCTTGGAAGAAACTAAGAAGAATGCTAAGGACCTTTCCGCAAAGATTATCGAAGGTAGGATCCAAGGAGAGATCCTAACTAGATTCAAAAATTCATCCAGAAGAGTATTATTTTTAGATTATGATGGCACATTAGTACCTTTTGCGAAGAATCCTTCGGAAGCGATCCCTGAGTTCAGGTTAAGACATCTATTATTACGTCTTTCCTCGGATCCTAAAAATACCGTCTATATAGTCAGCGGAAGAGATAGGCATTGGTTGGACAAAACTCTTTCAGGCCTTGGCTTAAATTTTATCGCGGAACATGGAGTATGGTACAAAGTAAACGGGGATTGGAAATTATTCAGAGAACTTTCCTCCTCCTGGAAATCGGATCTTTACCCAATATTGGAAGAATACTGCAGACGCCTTCCCGGAACATTTATCGAAGAGAAGGAATTCTCACTAGCCTGGCATTATCGCGGAGCCGAAAACGACGCGGCAGATCCCATGTCCCGGGAACTTCTGAACGATCTGGTCAACTATACCGGAAATTTAGATGTGCAAGTCCTAAAAGGAAATAAGGTGATCGAAGTAAAATGTTCCGGTGTTAATAAAGGAATTTCTTCTAAACAGATCGCCGCGGAAATTTCCGCAGATTTTATCTTAGCAGTGGGAGACGATTGGACGGACGAGGATATGTTCCGTGAACTTCCCAAGTATACGTATTCTATAAAGGTCGGGATCGGTCCAACGGAAGCGCGCTACTATCTCAGATCCTCCGAGCAGGTATTAAACTTAATCGAATCATTACTTAAGCCTATTCCGGGAGACAAAAATTTTGGATAA
- a CDS encoding TetR/AcrR family transcriptional regulator: protein MGTREQTKELVLEAAESLFLAKGLLDVSMEDIAAKVSCTRRNLYRYFDTKESLSIAVLRKLLAPWNDFQLQTFEKLRYSNLSGKEELISFLKTLAKYLETHKPLLRFTAEFDFVFRDRGSFQLDASSEESLFAEFLFTEKLIIQILEKGEVDGSLRAPSSLAILVPTITTVLWSLGQRVALRETLIPREFGVNGMELVQTQIDLLVLALETKEDPGKKKEN, encoded by the coding sequence GTGGGAACAAGGGAGCAAACCAAAGAGCTAGTCTTAGAAGCCGCAGAATCCCTGTTTTTGGCCAAAGGACTCCTAGATGTTTCCATGGAAGATATTGCCGCAAAAGTATCTTGTACCAGGCGAAATCTATATCGTTATTTCGATACGAAAGAATCGCTTAGCATTGCAGTTCTTAGAAAACTTCTCGCACCTTGGAATGATTTTCAGCTCCAAACTTTTGAAAAGCTTAGATATTCTAATCTTTCCGGAAAGGAAGAACTTATTTCCTTTCTCAAAACTCTGGCTAAATATTTAGAAACTCATAAACCTTTACTTCGTTTTACTGCAGAGTTCGATTTTGTATTCAGAGATCGCGGCTCTTTTCAATTGGATGCTAGTTCCGAAGAGTCTTTATTCGCGGAGTTTCTATTCACCGAAAAACTTATCATACAAATTTTAGAAAAGGGAGAAGTAGATGGGAGTCTCAGAGCCCCTTCTTCCTTAGCAATACTGGTTCCTACGATCACAACGGTTCTTTGGAGCCTTGGGCAAAGAGTTGCTCTTAGAGAAACCTTGATCCCTAGAGAATTCGGTGTGAACGGTATGGAACTCGTACAAACACAAATTGATCTATTGGTACTTGCTTTAGAAACAAAAGAAGACCCCGGAAAAAAGAAGGAGAATTAA
- a CDS encoding glycoside hydrolase family 1 protein — translation MSKSFELPKDFLLGSATAATQIEGGDIYNNWYAWSLIGKVGNGESSITGADHYRRYVEDIELLSQLHQECYRMSIEWSRIEPKQGEWSTEGVEHYRDEFQRLIQAGIKPLVTLHHFSCPQWFQEKGGWLSENAVGDFIRFVDFSVKSFGDLVSEWCTINEPNVFANDSYMDGKYPPGSHGDIAAYMKVTKNLIISHLRAYKLIHKIRKDHGFSGETKVGFAHHLAIFEPFNSHPLAKLGCFLSDYLFHEIHMKGFVEGKLCFPVGFGYPEGKGIFCDFIGINYYSRHLFKASYNPGNLFATPLVDPSIADSEKNDLGWEIYPEGLYKVCHRAWDKYKLPIYITENGIPDEKDEKREKYIVDHLYQIKLLIDEGVKVERYYHWSFLDNLEWNDGYGPRFGLVEVDYATMKRKPRLSALRYAEMCRTKKIQSR, via the coding sequence ATGTCTAAAAGTTTCGAACTTCCTAAAGATTTTTTATTGGGTTCTGCAACCGCAGCCACTCAGATAGAAGGTGGAGACATCTACAATAACTGGTATGCTTGGTCCCTTATCGGAAAAGTAGGAAATGGGGAATCTTCCATCACAGGCGCAGATCATTACCGCAGATATGTAGAAGATATAGAACTTCTTTCTCAACTTCACCAAGAATGTTATCGAATGAGTATAGAGTGGAGTCGTATAGAACCCAAACAAGGAGAATGGTCCACGGAAGGAGTGGAACATTACAGAGACGAATTCCAAAGACTGATCCAGGCAGGGATCAAACCGCTTGTAACTCTTCATCATTTTTCCTGTCCTCAATGGTTCCAAGAAAAAGGAGGATGGCTTTCTGAGAATGCGGTAGGGGACTTCATACGATTCGTGGACTTCTCCGTTAAAAGTTTCGGGGACCTGGTTTCGGAATGGTGCACTATCAACGAGCCGAATGTATTCGCAAACGATAGTTATATGGATGGAAAATATCCTCCAGGAAGCCACGGCGATATTGCAGCCTATATGAAGGTTACTAAAAATCTGATCATCTCTCATTTAAGAGCTTACAAACTCATTCATAAGATCCGTAAGGATCATGGCTTTTCAGGAGAGACAAAAGTAGGATTCGCTCATCATCTTGCTATATTCGAACCTTTTAATTCTCATCCTCTTGCTAAATTAGGCTGTTTCCTGAGCGATTATCTATTTCACGAAATCCATATGAAAGGTTTTGTAGAAGGTAAACTTTGTTTTCCCGTAGGCTTCGGTTATCCGGAAGGGAAGGGGATCTTCTGCGATTTTATAGGGATCAATTATTATTCCAGACATCTATTCAAGGCCAGTTATAATCCAGGCAATCTATTCGCTACTCCTCTCGTAGATCCAAGTATTGCGGATTCGGAGAAGAATGATCTGGGCTGGGAAATTTATCCGGAAGGCCTTTACAAGGTTTGTCATCGCGCTTGGGACAAATACAAACTTCCTATCTATATCACTGAGAATGGGATCCCGGACGAGAAAGACGAGAAGAGAGAAAAATATATAGTAGATCATCTCTATCAGATAAAACTTCTGATAGACGAAGGTGTCAAAGTGGAGCGCTATTATCATTGGTCCTTTCTAGACAACTTAGAATGGAACGACGGTTATGGCCCTCGCTTCGGCTTGGTAGAAGTGGATTATGCCACGATGAAAAGAAAACCTAGACTGAGTGCACTTCGTTACGCGGAGATGTGTCGTACGAAAAAAATCCAAAGCCGCTGA
- a CDS encoding elongation factor G-like protein yields MSVPFLNPGIFAHIDAGKTTLLERILFETGKISAPGRIEEGTTESDYLPEEIERGISIQSTVARIPYPNPEKPRVILQFVDNPGHLDFQSQANASLLVSDFGLVLIDSFEGLKSQTFQNVEALRKSGKPILFFLNKLDRPGADILSPLVDLEVALGREPILLFGEDGSIPVLKGEGQESELLPLIEWDHALSEEYLKDHDLLPKLALQGLVKGFWESKIFPVLGGSALQGLGVNEMLALLEALALGKPASTSSKEQTGVAFKREIHPELGKLLHFQTLAPIKVGDFFFHGERRHKIENLYQISARDYEEVSKGEAGELLATTSLLDWIPGEVLSRHNTKTAVTNLLSPIRKQFQILIEPEKEEDRQELWDRLQDLAWLDEAVSVDILSETGQFRLSGTGELHLEISLSRLKESFTKRFQTSGIKVARFALWKNLVQKVAFQHTAFDQKISSGQVLASLESSHNFSKGVRFNVQLADPIKEAITSAFTEVTARGIDGEEVLGLQMIVEGYESPSETKSFDLSSLIKVAVIKGLKDIIPDHSDFIGPLSELEILTPNQYLGDILASLAKRDAKIRKVTELTEGRHLIQASASTQNLLGFSGVLRNMAQGRGVLSLDTLFDFDNHSVLF; encoded by the coding sequence ATGTCAGTACCATTCTTAAATCCGGGAATATTCGCACATATTGATGCGGGCAAAACCACACTCTTAGAAAGGATCTTATTCGAGACCGGCAAAATTTCCGCGCCGGGTAGAATTGAAGAAGGTACTACGGAATCCGATTATCTTCCGGAAGAGATAGAAAGGGGAATTTCTATCCAGTCCACAGTGGCAAGAATCCCTTACCCAAATCCAGAAAAGCCTCGTGTCATTCTGCAGTTCGTGGACAATCCAGGGCATTTGGATTTTCAGTCCCAGGCAAACGCTTCTCTGCTCGTTTCCGATTTCGGTCTTGTCCTGATAGATTCTTTCGAAGGATTAAAATCCCAAACCTTCCAGAATGTGGAGGCACTCCGAAAGTCCGGAAAACCAATATTATTTTTTCTAAATAAACTAGATCGTCCGGGAGCTGACATTCTTTCTCCTTTAGTGGATCTGGAAGTTGCACTTGGAAGAGAGCCCATCTTATTATTCGGAGAAGACGGTAGTATTCCCGTATTAAAGGGAGAAGGCCAGGAGTCTGAACTCCTGCCATTGATAGAATGGGACCACGCACTCTCCGAAGAATATTTGAAAGATCATGATCTTCTTCCCAAGCTTGCTCTTCAGGGGTTGGTAAAAGGATTCTGGGAAAGTAAAATTTTTCCGGTGTTGGGAGGTTCTGCACTCCAAGGACTCGGAGTAAATGAAATGTTAGCACTCTTAGAGGCGCTTGCATTAGGGAAGCCTGCTTCTACTTCTTCCAAAGAACAAACAGGAGTGGCTTTTAAAAGAGAGATCCATCCTGAACTTGGGAAACTTCTTCATTTCCAAACATTGGCACCCATCAAAGTCGGGGACTTCTTCTTTCATGGAGAAAGAAGACATAAGATAGAGAACTTATACCAAATTTCGGCAAGGGACTACGAAGAAGTTTCGAAAGGAGAAGCAGGAGAACTTCTTGCAACAACTTCACTCTTGGATTGGATCCCAGGAGAAGTTCTTTCGAGACATAATACAAAAACTGCGGTTACAAACCTACTTTCTCCCATCCGAAAACAATTTCAGATCTTAATAGAGCCGGAAAAAGAAGAAGATCGACAGGAACTTTGGGATCGTCTGCAGGATCTTGCCTGGTTGGATGAAGCGGTGAGTGTGGATATTCTCTCAGAAACAGGACAATTTCGCTTATCAGGCACAGGTGAACTGCACTTAGAGATCTCACTTTCTCGTTTGAAGGAGTCTTTTACGAAAAGATTTCAAACAAGCGGAATCAAGGTTGCAAGATTTGCTCTATGGAAAAATTTGGTTCAAAAGGTCGCATTTCAGCATACCGCGTTCGATCAAAAGATCTCGAGCGGTCAGGTGCTCGCGTCCTTGGAAAGTTCTCACAACTTTTCTAAGGGAGTGCGGTTTAATGTTCAGCTAGCTGATCCAATCAAAGAGGCGATAACATCCGCGTTTACGGAAGTCACCGCCCGGGGAATAGACGGAGAAGAAGTTCTCGGTCTTCAAATGATTGTCGAAGGTTACGAGTCTCCGAGTGAGACAAAGTCTTTCGATCTTTCTTCCCTGATCAAAGTAGCTGTCATCAAAGGTTTAAAGGACATAATTCCGGATCATTCGGATTTCATTGGTCCCCTTTCCGAGTTGGAGATTCTTACACCGAATCAATATCTTGGAGATATATTAGCTAGTTTGGCTAAGAGGGACGCGAAGATTCGTAAGGTCACTGAGTTGACCGAAGGGCGTCATTTAATCCAGGCAAGCGCTTCTACGCAAAACTTGCTTGGCTTTAGCGGTGTCCTTAGAAATATGGCACAGGGAAGGGGCGTCCTGTCTTTGGACACCCTTTTCGACTTTGATAACCATTCTGTATTGTTTTAA